Proteins found in one Paraburkholderia caballeronis genomic segment:
- a CDS encoding permease, which yields MSTAREAQRSPTYSYGWPVFVLLAIAGLFYVKWFPYYHRAFTAEATHSIGNSILMGKSANPPAPSLTAALDYAWAYGKAIWQAMVLGLLLGSGMQALLPARWVARVLGRHGFGSVAAGGLLAVPGMMCTCCAAPVVVGLRERQASAGGAIAFWLGNSVLNPATLVFMGFVLGWQWSALRLALGLLMVFGLGWVANRLVTPQEASAADARLVELTRQQDDGGNVFARWFGIFVRLAARLVPEYVVLVLLLGAARAWLFPHIGPDVTSSLGWIVAFAVVGMLFVIPTAGEVPIIQAMLSLGMGVGPAGALLMTLPPVSVPSLAMLARSFRPRLLALVAATVVGFGVVAGFAAAALGF from the coding sequence ATGAGCACTGCACGCGAAGCGCAGCGGAGCCCGACGTACAGCTATGGCTGGCCGGTGTTCGTGCTGCTGGCGATCGCCGGTCTCTTTTACGTGAAGTGGTTTCCTTACTACCACCGCGCGTTCACCGCCGAGGCGACGCATTCGATCGGCAATTCGATCCTGATGGGCAAGTCGGCGAATCCTCCGGCCCCATCGCTGACGGCCGCGCTCGATTACGCGTGGGCGTACGGCAAGGCGATCTGGCAGGCGATGGTGCTCGGGCTCTTGCTCGGCTCCGGCATGCAGGCGCTGCTGCCGGCCCGCTGGGTCGCGCGCGTGCTCGGTCGGCATGGTTTCGGCAGTGTCGCGGCCGGCGGCCTGCTCGCGGTGCCGGGGATGATGTGCACGTGCTGCGCGGCGCCGGTCGTCGTCGGGCTGCGCGAGCGCCAGGCGTCCGCGGGCGGCGCGATCGCGTTCTGGCTCGGCAATTCGGTGCTCAATCCGGCGACGCTCGTGTTCATGGGTTTCGTGCTCGGCTGGCAGTGGAGCGCGCTGCGGCTCGCGCTTGGTCTACTGATGGTGTTCGGGCTCGGCTGGGTCGCGAACCGGCTCGTCACGCCGCAGGAGGCGAGCGCCGCCGACGCGCGGCTCGTCGAGCTGACGCGGCAGCAGGACGACGGCGGCAACGTGTTCGCGCGCTGGTTCGGCATTTTCGTGCGGCTGGCCGCGCGGCTCGTGCCGGAATACGTGGTGCTGGTGCTGCTGCTCGGCGCGGCGCGCGCGTGGCTGTTTCCGCACATCGGGCCGGACGTGACGAGCAGCCTCGGCTGGATCGTCGCGTTCGCGGTCGTCGGCATGCTGTTCGTGATCCCGACCGCGGGCGAAGTGCCGATCATCCAGGCGATGCTGTCGCTCGGCATGGGCGTCGGTCCCGCCGGCGCGCTGCTGATGACGCTGCCGCCCGTCAGCGTGCCGTCGCTCGCGATGCTCGCGCGCTCGTTCCGGCCGCGCCTGCTGGCGCTCGTCGCGGCCACGGTCGTCGGCTTCGGGGTCGTCGCGGGATTTGCGGCGGCCGCACTGGGTTTCTGA
- a CDS encoding NADP(H)-dependent aldo-keto reductase, with translation MEYRTLGDTDVKVSLIGLGTMTWGEQNTESDAHAQIDYALDHGVTLIDAAEMYPVPPRPETQGLTERYIGTWLAKHPEARGRIVLATKIAGPARQPHNPRHIRGEGNQFDRKNLTEALDGSLKRLQTDYVDLYQLHWPDRSTTTFGRSAYPWIDDAYTVPIEETLDVLAGFVKAGKIRHIGVSNETPWGVAQFLRAAEKLGLPRIVSIQNPYSLLNRTFENGLSEFSHHDGIGLLAYSPLAFGWLSGKYEGGARPDGARITKFERFARYSKPHAVAATSRYVALAKEHGLTPAQFALAFVNSRPFVTSNLIGATSMEQLKENIGSIDVKLSPEALAQIDALHEQQPNPAP, from the coding sequence ATGGAATATCGCACTCTCGGCGACACGGACGTAAAGGTAAGCCTGATCGGTCTCGGCACGATGACGTGGGGCGAGCAGAACACGGAAAGCGACGCGCACGCGCAGATCGACTACGCGCTCGACCACGGCGTCACGCTGATCGATGCCGCGGAGATGTATCCGGTGCCGCCGCGTCCCGAGACGCAGGGTCTGACCGAGCGTTACATCGGCACGTGGCTCGCGAAGCATCCGGAAGCGCGCGGGCGTATCGTGCTCGCGACGAAGATCGCCGGTCCGGCGCGCCAGCCGCACAACCCGCGCCACATCCGCGGCGAGGGCAACCAGTTCGACCGCAAGAACCTGACCGAGGCGCTCGACGGCAGCCTGAAGCGCCTGCAGACGGACTACGTGGACCTGTATCAACTGCACTGGCCGGACCGCAGCACGACCACGTTCGGCCGCAGCGCGTATCCGTGGATCGACGACGCGTATACGGTGCCGATCGAGGAGACGCTCGACGTGCTCGCTGGTTTCGTGAAGGCGGGCAAGATTCGCCATATCGGCGTGTCGAACGAGACGCCGTGGGGCGTCGCGCAGTTCCTGCGTGCGGCGGAGAAGCTTGGCCTGCCGCGGATCGTCAGCATCCAGAACCCGTACAGCCTGCTGAACCGCACGTTCGAGAACGGCCTGTCCGAGTTCTCGCATCACGACGGCATCGGTCTGCTCGCGTATTCGCCGCTCGCGTTCGGCTGGCTGTCCGGCAAGTACGAGGGCGGTGCGCGTCCGGATGGCGCGCGGATCACGAAGTTCGAGCGTTTCGCGCGCTACAGCAAGCCGCACGCGGTCGCGGCGACGTCGCGTTACGTCGCGCTCGCGAAGGAGCACGGGTTGACGCCCGCGCAGTTCGCGCTCGCGTTCGTGAACAGCCGTCCGTTCGTGACCAGCAACCTGATCGGCGCGACGTCGATGGAGCAGTTGAAGGAAAACATCGGCAGCATCGACGTGAAGCTGTCGCCCGAAGCGCTCGCGCAGATCGATGCGCTGCACGAGCAGCAGCCGAATCCGGCGCCGTAA
- the lexA gene encoding transcriptional repressor LexA: MTKLTARQQQVFDLIRRAIERTGFPPTRAEIAAELGFSSANSAEEHLRALARKGVIELAAGASRGIRLMPQGDELPHQFTLPHASIMQLSLPLVGRVAAGSPILAQEHISQHYACDPALFSSKPDYLLQVRGLSMRDAGIFDGDLLAVQKRTEAKDGQIIVARLGDDVTVKRLKRRPNGIELIAENPDYENIFVEAGSADFALEGIAVGLIRPTEF, from the coding sequence ATGACCAAACTCACCGCACGGCAGCAGCAGGTTTTCGACTTGATCCGGCGCGCGATCGAGCGCACCGGCTTTCCGCCCACCCGCGCGGAGATCGCCGCGGAACTCGGTTTCAGCTCGGCGAACTCAGCGGAAGAGCACCTGCGCGCACTGGCACGCAAGGGCGTGATCGAACTGGCGGCCGGCGCGTCGCGCGGCATCCGACTGATGCCGCAGGGCGACGAGCTTCCGCATCAGTTCACGCTGCCGCACGCGAGCATCATGCAGTTGTCGCTGCCGCTCGTCGGGCGGGTGGCGGCCGGCAGTCCGATCCTCGCGCAGGAGCACATCTCGCAGCACTACGCATGCGACCCGGCGCTGTTTTCGAGCAAGCCCGACTATCTGCTGCAGGTGCGCGGCCTGTCGATGCGCGACGCGGGCATCTTCGACGGCGACCTGCTCGCGGTGCAGAAGCGCACCGAGGCGAAGGACGGCCAGATCATCGTCGCGCGGCTCGGCGACGACGTCACCGTGAAGCGGCTGAAGCGGCGGCCGAACGGCATCGAGCTGATCGCCGAGAACCCCGATTACGAAAACATTTTTGTCGAGGCCGGCAGCGCGGATTTCGCGCTGGAAGGCATCGCGGTCGGCCTGATCCGGCCGACCGAATTCTGA
- a CDS encoding sulfate ABC transporter substrate-binding protein produces MSHRNTGRAGWLKSLAAKLVIGFAPLVGLAAVAPAAHADTTLLNVSYDPTRELYQDINEAFSKQWKAKTGESLTIKQSHGGSGAQARSVLDGLQADVVTLALAYDIDALANKGLVAKDWQKRLPDNASPYTSTIVFLVRKGNPKHIKDWDDLAKPGVSIVTPNPKTSGGARWNYLAAWAYALHQPGGNDQKAKEFVAKVYKNAGVLDSGARGATTSFVQRDIGDVLIAWENEAFLSLKEFGPDKFEIVVPSVSILAEPPVAVVDKVVDKRGTRKVSEAYLQFLYSDEGQEIAAKNFYRPRSPKVPAELTAKFPKLKLYTVDDTFGGWANAQKTHFADGGVFDSIYQPQ; encoded by the coding sequence ATGAGTCATCGCAATACGGGGCGCGCAGGCTGGCTGAAATCGCTGGCCGCCAAACTGGTAATCGGCTTCGCGCCGCTCGTCGGCCTCGCCGCCGTCGCACCGGCCGCACATGCGGACACGACGCTGCTGAACGTGTCGTATGACCCGACCCGCGAGCTGTACCAGGACATCAACGAAGCCTTCTCGAAGCAGTGGAAGGCGAAAACCGGCGAAAGCCTGACGATCAAGCAGTCGCACGGCGGCTCCGGCGCGCAGGCGCGCTCGGTGCTCGACGGCCTGCAGGCCGACGTCGTGACGCTCGCGCTCGCCTACGACATCGACGCGCTCGCGAACAAGGGCCTCGTCGCGAAGGACTGGCAGAAGCGCCTGCCGGACAACGCGTCGCCGTACACGTCGACGATCGTGTTCCTCGTGCGCAAGGGCAATCCGAAGCACATCAAGGACTGGGACGACCTCGCGAAGCCGGGCGTGTCGATCGTGACGCCGAATCCGAAGACCTCGGGCGGCGCGCGCTGGAACTACCTCGCGGCGTGGGCGTATGCGCTGCACCAGCCGGGCGGCAACGACCAGAAGGCGAAGGAGTTCGTCGCGAAGGTCTACAAGAACGCGGGCGTGCTCGATTCCGGCGCGCGCGGCGCGACCACGAGCTTCGTGCAGCGCGACATCGGCGACGTGCTGATCGCGTGGGAGAACGAGGCGTTCCTGTCGCTGAAGGAATTCGGCCCGGACAAGTTCGAGATCGTCGTGCCGTCGGTGAGCATCCTCGCGGAGCCGCCGGTCGCCGTGGTCGACAAGGTCGTCGACAAGCGCGGCACGCGCAAGGTGTCGGAAGCGTATCTGCAATTCCTGTACAGCGACGAAGGCCAGGAGATCGCGGCGAAGAACTTCTACCGTCCGCGTTCGCCGAAGGTGCCGGCCGAACTGACCGCGAAGTTCCCGAAGCTGAAGCTGTACACGGTCGACGACACGTTCGGCGGCTGGGCGAACGCGCAGAAGACCCACTTTGCGGACGGCGGCGTATTCGACTCGATCTATCAGCCGCAATAA
- a CDS encoding DUF2939 domain-containing protein has product MTVSPVSSRRWLKPVAITMIVVFVVAMIGYAYASPYIALNRLKQAADARDAATLNQYVDYPALRGSLKEEVGEMLQKRIGAEHSSNPLLLFGAVIGAALIGPLVDAYATPDGVAALLNGMPPRGEPGERPPATPGTPAAPGQDVPPPAAPAQAQPAPPPVASATAPESRPQTTAGYRGINEFVVTWRHGADEPRYAAILQRHGLFSWKLAAVELNDAN; this is encoded by the coding sequence ATGACCGTTTCCCCCGTTTCCAGCAGACGCTGGCTCAAACCCGTCGCGATCACGATGATCGTCGTATTCGTCGTCGCGATGATCGGTTATGCGTATGCATCGCCGTACATCGCGCTGAACCGGCTCAAGCAAGCCGCCGACGCACGCGACGCGGCAACCTTGAACCAATACGTCGATTACCCGGCGCTGCGCGGAAGCCTGAAGGAAGAAGTCGGTGAGATGCTGCAGAAGCGGATCGGCGCGGAACACAGCAGCAATCCGCTGCTACTGTTCGGTGCGGTGATCGGCGCGGCGCTGATCGGGCCGCTGGTCGATGCGTACGCGACGCCGGACGGCGTCGCCGCGCTGCTGAACGGGATGCCGCCGCGCGGCGAGCCGGGCGAACGGCCGCCGGCCACGCCCGGCACCCCCGCGGCCCCGGGTCAGGACGTGCCGCCGCCGGCCGCACCGGCACAGGCTCAACCCGCGCCGCCTCCCGTCGCGAGCGCGACTGCACCGGAATCCCGGCCGCAGACGACCGCCGGCTACCGTGGCATCAACGAATTCGTCGTCACGTGGCGGCACGGCGCGGACGAACCGCGTTATGCAGCGATCCTGCAACGGCACGGCCTCTTTTCGTGGAAGCTCGCGGCCGTCGAGTTGAACGACGCGAACTGA
- a CDS encoding ABC transporter permease yields the protein MEAKTLDKTRSPAASAPQSEPFAALPSNATHWFAVWRRNYLVWRKLAIASMFGNLADPMIYLFGLGFGLGLMVGHVDGVSYIAFLAAGTVSSSVMMSASFEAMYSGFSRMHVQRTWEAIMHTPLSLGDIVLGEVVWAASKSVLSGAAIMIVAGLLGYASFPSMLIALPVIVLAGLAFASVAMIVTSIAPSYDFFMFYQTLVLTPMLLLSGVFFPIAQLPAAAQQITLMLPLAHAVALIRPAMLGRPLDHAALHLIVLTAYVVVPFAIASVLLRRRMMR from the coding sequence ATGGAAGCCAAAACCCTCGACAAGACCCGCTCGCCTGCCGCCAGCGCACCGCAAAGCGAACCGTTCGCCGCGCTGCCGTCGAACGCCACGCACTGGTTCGCCGTGTGGCGGCGCAACTACCTCGTGTGGCGCAAGCTCGCGATCGCGTCGATGTTCGGCAATCTCGCGGACCCGATGATCTATCTGTTCGGTCTCGGCTTCGGGCTCGGGCTGATGGTCGGGCACGTCGACGGCGTGTCGTACATCGCGTTTCTCGCAGCGGGCACCGTGTCGTCGTCGGTGATGATGTCGGCGAGCTTCGAGGCGATGTACTCCGGCTTCTCGCGGATGCACGTGCAGCGGACGTGGGAAGCGATCATGCATACGCCGCTGTCGCTCGGCGACATCGTGCTCGGCGAGGTCGTCTGGGCCGCGAGCAAGTCGGTGCTGTCGGGCGCGGCGATCATGATCGTCGCGGGCCTGCTCGGCTATGCGAGCTTTCCGTCGATGCTGATCGCGCTGCCGGTGATCGTGCTGGCCGGGCTCGCGTTCGCGAGTGTCGCGATGATCGTCACGTCGATCGCGCCGTCGTACGACTTCTTCATGTTCTATCAGACGCTGGTGCTCACGCCGATGCTGCTGCTGTCCGGCGTGTTCTTCCCGATCGCGCAGTTGCCGGCCGCCGCGCAGCAGATCACGCTGATGCTGCCGCTCGCGCACGCGGTCGCGCTGATCCGGCCGGCGATGCTCGGCCGCCCGCTCGATCACGCAGCGCTGCATCTGATCGTGCTGACCGCGTATGTCGTGGTGCCGTTCGCGATCGCGTCGGTGCTGTTGCGCCGGCGGATGATGCGCTGA
- a CDS encoding universal stress protein — protein sequence MASYQKILLCYDGSREGRKALRCGADLALDLGAETHLLSVVDMRSTIAQSAGLLTDVACGRFEETAREILQEGVDWLTERGVRAQGHFAFGHPIDEIANLANELHVDLVVVGHRCRTGLSRWWMGAGNTPLLDRVSCSILVACSSPAEQKQQAAAEAA from the coding sequence ATGGCGAGCTACCAGAAAATCCTGCTTTGCTACGACGGCTCGCGCGAGGGCCGCAAGGCGCTGCGTTGCGGCGCCGACCTTGCGCTGGATCTTGGCGCGGAGACCCATCTGCTGTCGGTGGTCGACATGCGCTCGACGATCGCGCAGAGCGCGGGGCTTCTGACCGACGTCGCGTGCGGCCGCTTCGAGGAGACCGCTCGCGAGATTCTCCAGGAAGGCGTGGACTGGTTGACCGAGCGGGGCGTGCGCGCGCAGGGGCATTTCGCGTTCGGGCATCCGATCGACGAAATCGCGAATCTCGCGAACGAACTGCACGTCGATCTCGTCGTGGTCGGCCATCGATGCCGGACCGGGCTGTCGCGCTGGTGGATGGGGGCGGGGAACACGCCGCTGCTCGACCGCGTGTCGTGCAGCATTCTCGTGGCGTGCTCGTCGCCGGCCGAACAGAAGCAGCAGGCCGCTGCTGAAGCGGCCTGA
- the nodI gene encoding nodulation factor ABC transporter ATP-binding protein NodI: protein MPAAIEFEQVVKHYGSRRVVDGLSFEVMPGECFGLLGPNGAGKTTTLRMLLGIVAPDAGRISLCGEPVPARARFARARVGVVPQFDNLDPDFSVRENLLVFGRYFGLSAAQTRALVAPLLEFARLESKADARVGELSGGMRRRLTLARALVNDPDVLVMDEPTTGLDPQARHLIWERLRSLLARGKTILLTTHFMEEAERLCDRVCVIEEGRKIAEGAPNALIESEIGGDVFEVYGPDPVALRDELAPFAERTEISGETLFCYVDDPQPVHARLRHRANLRYLHRPANLEDVFLRLTGREMQD from the coding sequence ATGCCAGCCGCCATCGAATTCGAGCAGGTCGTTAAACATTACGGGAGCCGCCGCGTCGTGGACGGCCTGTCGTTCGAAGTCATGCCCGGCGAGTGTTTCGGGCTGCTCGGCCCGAACGGCGCGGGCAAGACGACGACGCTGCGGATGCTGCTCGGCATCGTCGCGCCGGACGCCGGGCGCATCAGCCTGTGCGGCGAGCCGGTGCCGGCCCGCGCGCGTTTTGCCCGCGCGCGTGTCGGCGTGGTGCCGCAGTTCGACAACCTCGATCCGGATTTCTCGGTCCGCGAGAATCTGCTCGTGTTCGGCCGCTACTTCGGGCTATCGGCCGCGCAGACCCGCGCGCTCGTCGCGCCGCTGCTCGAATTCGCGCGGCTCGAAAGCAAGGCGGACGCGCGCGTCGGCGAACTGTCCGGCGGGATGCGGCGGCGGCTGACGCTCGCGCGCGCGCTCGTCAACGATCCCGACGTGCTCGTGATGGACGAGCCGACCACCGGCCTCGACCCGCAGGCTCGCCATCTGATCTGGGAGCGGCTGCGCTCGCTGCTCGCGCGCGGCAAGACGATCCTGCTGACGACGCATTTCATGGAGGAAGCGGAACGGCTGTGCGATCGGGTCTGCGTGATCGAGGAAGGCCGCAAGATCGCCGAGGGCGCGCCGAATGCGCTGATCGAATCGGAGATCGGCGGCGACGTGTTCGAGGTGTACGGCCCGGACCCGGTCGCGCTGCGCGACGAACTCGCGCCGTTCGCCGAACGCACCGAGATCAGCGGCGAAACGCTGTTCTGCTACGTCGACGATCCGCAGCCGGTGCACGCGCGGCTGCGCCATCGCGCGAACCTGCGCTACCTGCACCGGCCCGCGAATCTCGAAGACGTGTTCCTGCGGCTGACCGGCCGCGAGATGCAGGACTGA
- the cysW gene encoding sulfate ABC transporter permease subunit CysW yields MSRTPLRPGAPRRPDPVTEAPWVRWLLTGIALVFLALFLVVPLVAVFWQALSKGIGFYFNSLADPDALSAIKLTLMTAAIAVPLNLAFGLAASWAIAKFEFKGKALLTTLIDLPFSVSPVISGLIYVLLFGAQGWLGPWLQDRNIQIIFAVPGIVLATIFVTFPFVARELIPLMQAQGNDEEEAAHVLGASGWQMFRRVTLPNIRWGLLYGVILCNARAMGEFGAVSVVSGHIRGQTDTMPLHVEILYNEYNFAAAFAVASLLALLALVTLGLKLLAERHLSAELRDPGALPAHAGPLAASAGSADSTHGVGGAATHASLPGAVRRPAQQGEL; encoded by the coding sequence ATGAGCCGCACGCCGCTTCGCCCGGGCGCGCCGCGCCGTCCCGATCCGGTGACGGAAGCGCCGTGGGTCCGCTGGCTGCTGACCGGCATCGCGCTGGTGTTTCTCGCGCTGTTCCTCGTGGTGCCGCTCGTCGCGGTGTTCTGGCAGGCGCTGAGCAAGGGCATCGGCTTCTATTTCAATTCGCTCGCCGATCCGGACGCGCTGTCCGCGATCAAGCTGACGCTGATGACCGCCGCGATCGCGGTGCCGCTGAATCTCGCGTTCGGCCTCGCCGCGTCGTGGGCGATCGCGAAGTTCGAGTTCAAGGGCAAGGCGCTGCTGACGACGCTGATCGACCTGCCGTTTTCGGTGTCGCCGGTGATCTCCGGCCTGATCTACGTGCTGCTGTTCGGCGCGCAGGGCTGGCTCGGGCCGTGGCTCCAGGACCGCAACATCCAGATCATCTTCGCGGTGCCGGGCATCGTGCTCGCGACGATCTTCGTCACGTTCCCGTTCGTCGCGCGCGAGCTGATCCCGCTGATGCAGGCGCAGGGCAACGACGAGGAAGAGGCCGCGCACGTGCTCGGCGCGTCCGGCTGGCAGATGTTCCGGCGCGTGACGCTGCCGAACATCCGCTGGGGCCTGCTGTACGGCGTGATCCTGTGCAATGCGCGCGCGATGGGCGAGTTCGGCGCGGTGTCGGTGGTGTCCGGCCACATTCGCGGGCAGACCGACACGATGCCGCTGCACGTCGAGATCCTCTACAACGAATACAACTTCGCGGCCGCGTTCGCCGTCGCGTCGCTGCTGGCGCTGCTCGCGCTCGTGACGCTCGGCCTCAAGCTGCTCGCCGAACGCCACCTGTCCGCCGAACTGCGCGACCCCGGCGCGCTGCCCGCGCATGCGGGTCCGCTGGCCGCGTCCGCCGGCTCGGCGGACTCGACCCATGGCGTCGGCGGGGCCGCCACTCATGCATCGCTGCCGGGCGCCGTGCGCCGACCGGCTCAACAGGGAGAGCTGTAA
- the cysT gene encoding sulfate ABC transporter permease subunit CysT: MTTFQLRKPSALPGFGLTLGITVAYLSLVVLIPLAATFLKTATLDWDQFVRAVWSPRVIASYRLTFLSALGGALINAVFGFLLAWVLVRYSFPFKRIVDALVDLPFALPTSVAGISLAAVYAGNGWIGQFLQPLGIKIAFTPAGVLVALTFIGLPFVVRTVQPVLEDFEREQEEAAACLGASRWLTFRRVVLPATLPALLTGFALAFARALGEYGSVIFIAGNVPMKSEITSLLIITKLEQYDYAGATALAVVMLCVSFVMLLLINTLQWYLQRRTSRGASSAAPRPGAGDAAGAATAGGAQ, encoded by the coding sequence ATGACGACGTTTCAACTGCGCAAGCCGAGCGCGTTACCGGGCTTCGGCCTGACGCTGGGCATCACGGTGGCTTATCTGAGCCTCGTGGTGCTCATTCCGCTTGCGGCGACCTTCCTGAAGACGGCGACGCTCGACTGGGACCAGTTCGTCCGCGCGGTGTGGTCGCCGCGCGTGATCGCGTCGTACCGGCTCACGTTCCTGTCCGCGCTCGGCGGCGCGTTGATCAACGCGGTGTTCGGCTTCCTGCTCGCGTGGGTGCTGGTGCGCTATTCGTTTCCGTTCAAGCGGATCGTCGACGCGCTCGTCGATCTGCCGTTCGCGCTGCCGACGTCGGTCGCCGGCATCTCGCTCGCGGCGGTCTATGCGGGCAACGGCTGGATCGGCCAGTTCCTGCAGCCGCTCGGCATCAAGATTGCATTCACGCCGGCCGGCGTGCTGGTCGCGCTGACGTTCATCGGCCTGCCGTTCGTCGTGCGCACCGTGCAGCCGGTGCTGGAGGACTTCGAGCGCGAGCAGGAGGAGGCCGCCGCGTGCCTCGGCGCGTCGCGCTGGCTGACGTTCCGCCGCGTCGTGCTGCCGGCCACGCTGCCCGCGCTGCTGACCGGCTTCGCGCTCGCGTTCGCGCGCGCGCTCGGCGAGTACGGCTCGGTGATCTTCATCGCCGGCAACGTGCCGATGAAGTCCGAGATTACGTCGCTCCTCATCATCACGAAGCTCGAACAGTACGACTATGCCGGCGCGACCGCGCTCGCGGTCGTGATGCTGTGCGTGTCGTTCGTGATGCTGTTGCTGATCAACACGCTGCAGTGGTATCTGCAGCGGCGCACGAGCCGCGGCGCGTCGTCCGCCGCGCCGCGTCCGGGTGCCGGCGATGCCGCGGGCGCCGCCACGGCGGGAGGTGCGCAATGA